In Rutidosis leptorrhynchoides isolate AG116_Rl617_1_P2 chromosome 6, CSIRO_AGI_Rlap_v1, whole genome shotgun sequence, the DNA window gttgcctctaattgacgcgaatcctaaaaatagatctatggaccttgacaagtcccattcgggttacgaatgttttagtacttctatcgatatatactgattgcgacggccggtatatagcatactGATTGCAATGAGCcggtatgtgggggatattctatatgcatcctgtcagttcggttaccaggtgttcaccatatgaatgatttttatgcagattgctatatgcatgcatgatgtttatgagaaatgaaaatgaaaatcttgtggtttattaaattaatggaaatgattgtttatgataaactaataaactcaccaaccttttggttgacacttgtaagcatgtttattctcaggtattaaagaaatcttccgctgtgcatttgctcattttaaagatattacttggagtcattcatggcatatttcaaaagacgttgcattcaagtcgttgagttcaataaagattattattaagtaaatgacagattaagtcatttatagtttggatatattatgaaatggtatgcatgcctgtcaactttcattgtaatgaaagtttgtcttttaaaaacgaatgcaatgtttgtaaaatgtatcatatagaggtcaaatacctcgcaatgaaaccaattattatgtaacgtttataatcgatatgaacggggcatttcataaaAGACTTTGTAGTTGTGACTTGTGGGCAAGGTTGTAAAACTCACGAGTCGGGggcgcatcggtcgagacctaaaaaggacgcgtcggcagagtcggggacgcatcggtcgttgaccagcgttgactttattaataatttcttaaatatatatttatatatgtataaaatagttgattatgtaccataaatttcttaaataagaacttgaagttaaatacaatcaaacttcaaactcaattaaagtTACCGAGTACATactcagtaaggacacagagaaaagagcggcccaaaaaatgaaaacaaaccataattttaaaacatatcacatcttgacaaaaatttgaccgattttgaccaaatttgaccgtctttgacagactttgaccgagcttttagctttgaccgtcttttgagtcgttttcagaaaaaggGACGGAGAACCCGGAAAAATGACgcatcggccgacttttacaacactgcttgTGGGTGAGTTTGGTTGACTTTTCTGTATTTTATTTGACTTTCCAATTCTAGTGTTGGATGAACTATAATCTTCTATCTTACTAATCCGGTAAGATAAATCCACGTGGCGCCTCCATAGTCATCTTTAGCAATTCTAATTTTCACagaattttgaattaaaaaaatCCCCTATTATCTAAAAATGACGTGTGTCCCATTAGACACACGGATTAACTGCACCAATTAATTAGGTTTAACAACAATCTCTCTTCAAAAATAAAAACCACCCAAATCCTTTGACGACTGATTATGTCGTATCCAATCCGTTTGGAGGAAAACCTTCACCACCACTGGATTTGTTACGATTTTTCGAGCAATATGGTACCAATTTGTTACGATTATATCAAACTACATCAATTAGGGTTAACCAAAATCAAAAAAATCTCATCAACGACTGTCTTCTTCAACAGATACACATTAGGTTGTATAATCATCGTCAAAGGATGCAGTGGTTTTAAGGTAGATGGTGAGTTTGATTCTATTATTTCAATTCGTTAAATCCAAATTACTATCAAAGACAACGGGATTTGATTCAAGTATGGATTAAATACGAATCCAATCGAAATACAAATAAGGTTTTAAGGTACGCATATCAAATTATGTGTTTCCCGTTCCATGTAAAAATAGTTGAATCCCACTgttgttattaccattattatatgtatatattttactgAATTTTATATGTAAATAGTCGATATGTTAATTTGTTTATTCCCATTGTTCTTATTGTTTTATTTTACAGATGCATAAATCAAATATCTGGATGGTAGACAATCATTTCATGCAATATAGTCAAAATGGGTAATCATGTAAAATGAGTTTGGGTGTAAACCATGTAGATGCAATGTAGTCTAAATTTTGATTCATCTATTGATCTTTATCTAATAGAGATATATGGATCCAATTTCTATCTTTTTCACGCAGCTATACCCGTCATTAGTTGAAATCGATAATTAATAGTTTAATTGTTTGATTGTGTTTTTTTAGGTGCATCTTCAAGTTGGTTCTGCCTAAGTATCACGGCAAATTCGCGTTGAAATTCACTTCAGGTTTTCATTCTTTTAATACATTGACATGAATTGATCAAAAAATCTGGGTTGTTAGTCGATAATACAAAATTCATAGACAACATAAAATTATCATCCATAATTCCTTGAAAAATCACTGATTTTTACTATTTTATTACTATTGTTGTTTGAAGCCAATTACTGATTTTATTACTATTTGTTGTTGTTTGAAGGCAATTATTAATTTTAGTACTGTTTGTTGTTGTTTGAAGGCAACTTGGATTTGGATTAGTAGTTATTTGgtttgtatgttttttttttttgggcaaagAAGCGAATATATTAATTTTCAAACGAACATACAAGGGCCGGACATTTCCCTAAGCCCAAAGCAAACATACACAACAAACAAAACACAACCACTAATCCATTACTAATTTGGCATCAGCCCACTTCATACACCAAATTCTACCAGCAATTAAAACTGCAGGAGACTTTTTAACTTTCAAAAGCATCAATTTGCATCTAACTGAAGGTTTGTATGTTGTAGCAGCAGTCATTTGGACTTGGTTGGTACTTATTTGGTAGGTAcgtgtttatttatttatataatgtgATTGAATTAATCATTCAAGGTTTGTTACTCTTTGAAGGTATTGTGAGTTTAGGTACTAATTATACAGCTTGTGACTTGAATGCAAGTTGTTGTGATCATGTTTATATCCATTTTGCTTacatatattttcctttatttatgGAGTTTATGATTATTTGATATGTAGGGATGGTTGGAAGTAAAGAGTGCTCGCAACTCGATGGGTGGTTCGCGTGTCAATAGTAGCTTGCTTAATTCTATTGGATGGATAGAGCCTTTCACCGTCAAATTCATGTTTGTGATTTCCCCTTATATAACTATTTATCTTCGTtattaatcaatatatatattgattatacTTGTGTGGTTTATTAGGTCTATCTTAGTACTGTTTGTGATTTCCCCTTACATAATATTAGATGTGAGCCCAGCGGTAAAATAATAGGTCTGTCTTAGTACTGTTTCAAAATGGGTTGGGCGGGCTGTATTTTAATCGTAAATGTATTTTTGTTCAATCTTAAACGTTTGGCCCGTTTGATATTAGGCATAACCCATATAAACTAATTCACAATCTTATGGGTCGGAATGACCACCTCTACATTGTATTTCGATATTGATATTTTTGGCATTGCCATTTGGTTTTACAGTTGACTGCTCAATGAAGCTGCTGTCAACTTTTATTCATTTGAACAAGTGTTGTTGCATATTGACTTTTTGTGATGAATGGTTGTTCATCTGATGCTGTGGTTGGAAGTCTTTTAATGACCCACGGGCTCTTAAGTCTATTCGATTTACTTAACTGAGgagtacccgtgcaacgcacgggctcttaagtcTATTTAATATATATCACTATATGTTGTTATAGTTAGTCAATTTATATTTACTCAAGGTGGTGGTGTTATATGAAGGTGATTTGAGTTAATTCGAAGCCCGAAGAGTAGATGATGATTTATTGTCTATCGGTGTATCGCAAGTGGTTCGTAAAGACGAAGAAGGGATAACAAGGTAGAAATCTAACACTTGAAAAATGTTATCTACTTTTAGGCTTTAGGTAGGAATCGTGCAGCCACATTGTATGAACTCTGAACTATTCTATTATGTATATGTTTTCAAGCTTTGTTTAATTGCTTGTCCATttatgataacaattataattcaGACGATGCTTCAGATGATGAAGATGACGCAGAAGGtgaattttgtataaaattcttaAAATTGGCCTTTTTTCTTTTTCTAATGCTACAATCTTTGTTATGTGCAGAAAATATGGGGAACGATGCAAAGTGGAAAGAATCATTGGTTGAGAGGACAATAGCAAGGAAGACCATTAATCTTATGAAACTTGTGTATGGAAAATCTGAAACAAATTCAAATGATTCTATTCATGAAGTTATCGATGACGATGATGAAAGCAATGACGATGACCATTTTAAGCCTAAGGGAGAAGGAAACTAGGTCTGTCCTACTCACGTATAGTTCATTAATTGATTTCAAAGATTGCTTGATGGTTAATGTATATAATCTGTTGACCCATTGTTTGACTTTTCCCATAAACCAAGTAAAGGATTAGATGGCGATCAAGTAGATTATGAAGATAGTTCCAAATTTACCAATTATTTATCTCAAAATACTAGAAAGATGTAGAAACAGTTGAACGATTCGTGATCGATTTGAACCTGGCGATTGGTCAAAAGATGCTCGCCGAGGGAAAATTGATGAGGTGGACGGTGAGAAGCATGATGATGATGGTCCTGTTTTTGGTGTGTTTAATTCTGTTGTTCTGTTTAAGTCCATGTTGAACTGTTGGGCCTGGTGAACTGTCCAATTAAATCTCATCAACTGGTACACTGTAATTGGTTACTATGATTACCAGGTTTATTCATTCCAACCAAGGCTTACTCAAATTTTGTTGCTTTGTGGCTACTCAAACAGAACTGGGTGCCCGAAATATAAACGTTGACAGAGATACTTTCATTGAGCTAATTACCAAAACGAGGTCTAAACATCCAATATTTATTTTGATACTTCACTTATGTGTCTGTCAGTTTGTAGGTTTTTAACGAAGGGATTTACCCCAACAAAATTAGTTATGTTTTTAAGTAATTTATATAGAGTTTAAATTTTTAGCATACCCTTTTGTGTTTATTGGtttaagtctaattatttattGTTTTTAATGATTGGTATTTCAGATAGTGTATAATCTTGATGAAAGCTAAATAGATTAGTTGAAGAGGTGGATATGAATGATGGATTTTCAAGACTCTTTGTTTTATACTTGTAAGGTAAGATAAGGTAAGATGTATGTTGATCATTAATTAGTTGTAATATTTTGTTAATCATCATTTTTTTAATTATAGAATTTAAAATTTAAACTAATCTAATGCTTGAAAGGTTACATCATCCTATTATTGTTTTATATTCTTATAAAttgttgacaaaaaaaaaaaaaatagtactgTATAATTGAAGATTGATGTGCGAATGGGCTAGGTGTTAACGTACAGTGATGGATTTAAGCTTAGTTTTAGCTCAAATTAATTAAATAGTTATGAATTTAAGCTTAATTTTAGGTCAAATAAAAAAGTTTAGTCGGTATAATTGATCTTTCCATTCTTAAGAGTTTGGTTTCTGTTCAGTGGGGTGTAATTAAAGACAATgtgaagattcaaatttatatgaaaacaatgaatatgtttatatatatgaaaaCTAAATGGTGAAttggtataaaatatatatttatgtttgttAGTGGGGTGTTTAAGAATGGAATGTCATTCTTAACAAGTTTCAGATATATGACAAGGGTAAGGATGCAAGAATTATAATAAATGTTGTGTATGATTTTACAAGACGTGACAAAATGAGCGGGTTGTGTTGGGTCCACTTTAGGTTGTTATGCAGAGATGATTATGAAGTCTATCCTGGCCATAAGGTTTGTAGTTTTGATATAATTTCACTTTAGTATTAAAAAATATTTTGTAGTTTTGAGTAGGAACAGTAGTTATAAAGTGGATTTGTGATCAAATGATGTTAAAGTATGCTTCTTGTAGACATTGAGCATTTCCCATCACTTCATCTCAGACACAAAGAAGTCGGTGTGTTCTATTACATTGTCCAGGTTTGAAATCCGTTCTCATGTTTCTAATACAAGTAAACCTTAAAATTATAAAATTCATATGTTTTAACGTCTTTAATTACCTCTTATGATAAAATGAGTTTTGATGTTTATTAGGATTTACCAAGATTAAGTGGTGTTGAATATGTTTGTCAGTTATATTGTGGATTTGAGGCCAATTTTGTTTCATTAACCTGGTTTTGATCAAGTGGGGTTGTAGATGATTTTATTGATTTTGTTTATTACCCTGTTACATACTTTTTTGGATCCAAGTAATCTGATAAAAAAAGGGAAATTAGATGCAAGTATTATCAACCACATCAATACTTTTCACACTTTTCCTATAATATCGTTAtttcatatataagtttaaaaactaataatgtttgcggatgagtctctgtgcaacgcacgggctcataaatctagttcGTTAATACAAAGGCACACAACTTTTATAAAGATAACACATTTTTTCAAATATTTTTCCTTTTTAATCAAAATGTTAAGTTTTTAAGCAAGCAATAATGCAACTCTATTTTCTAAATTATTAAAGATTTCTTTCGATTACAAGACATTTTCAAATTTGTACCCTTATAGCATATGTTAAAGAAGATTTATTAGATCAAAGTTTCCATGAAAAATATGAATTCTACAATCATATTCATATATTAATACATACTGGACAAGAATCTCAATTTACAAAGATTAATAGTAGTTCCTAGTGATTAGTTATTACAAAATTGACCAACTGCTGCATACAAATCATAAGGCACCCAAACGAGAAACAAGGTTAATAAACATGTCTTCACTAAACGGAATTGTGAGGCCACCCATTGGATGGTTGTACCCGTACTCTTCCTCTGTCTGATGTAGTAATTCTTGAAACATAGGTTGGCTTAGTACCGATACAGGTACCACAAATCGCTTCTTCTCCTGTTCCCCAACATAAACAGCAAAATGGCCTTTCGGGATGTCCATAGGCGTCGATATGTTGCTTCCGTTTGAGAATGATCTAAGAAGAGTTTTCTTTGCTTGAATAATCCGAGGCACACAAATA includes these proteins:
- the LOC139852113 gene encoding auxin-responsive protein SAUR21-like; amino-acid sequence: MAICVPRIIQAKKTLLRSFSNGSNISTPMDIPKGHFAVYVGEQEKKRFVVPVSVLSQPMFQELLHQTEEEYGYNHPMGGLTIPFSEDMFINLVSRLGAL